The genomic window GGGGACCACCCTGTCATCATAGCTATATCCACCCATGGCAAACAACACAACCATGATGAGAACTGCAGGTTCATTTTGCAGAGCTAGACACCCACTAATAATTTACAATCAGAAGGAAACACCAAGGGTTTTTAACCATCTGATCTTCatgtaaaatcaatcaaaacccAAAAGCTGAGCATAGGAAACActtgaataaaacaaatcaaaagccATGGTAGATAAGTTATCTGAAACTAGAGACAGATTTcatatgcaacaaaaaaaataaggcaaatatttatttatattatatatattatttacttaaatcaaaatGTGTAGTCTGTGTATTTCTTTGCATTGTTGAATGTACCAGAGAGGACAAAAACAAGCCATGAACATCAGGATCATCAGGGAGGAGGAttaggtttcagtgaaacagtGAGTTTATCTGGAGCAGTTCTGCTTGGTGCAGAGCGTGTGAAGCCCTGCCAGAATCAATCTGTGGGATCAATGTTAATAACTTTCTACCATGCTTGTGTGTGAACAGGGGGTTGCCCACGGGGCGAGCGGTGTGATGACAGGATGCTTCTTACTTGACAGGACCACTACCCTCTTAGATTTGCAGAAGAAACGTCAGGAATATAAAGATATTTAGGCAAAGACAGGGTGCAAATAAGTGTGGAATCAGCTAAACCAGGCCCAGGACTACCCGTTTTGAAACTGGGTTGCAACCCCCACACAGGGACAAACGTAATAGATCATCTTACATCTTACTAATCCAAAACCTACAAAgatattttaaatgaatgtgtatttgattttttaCTGAAAATGATGAGGCCTACCAGAGAAAATGCAGAAACTACCTAACATGGTTccatttacagttttttttacgactgaataaacactaaaatcataagtattacacaattatcaaaaccttacactCAAGAAGCAAAACATCGGCCAAGATCTGcaccactataagcacaatgtcagcctcacgctttttgcaaaacaataaacacacttGTATACATTAGACAAAGAAAtatatcatgatgtcacttccttcaATTCTAAAGCATTGACTGTCACATTACCACACCTATGAGCCgattggttaaacacagccatcaggtgCACATACACATGATTGCTTAATTGTAgacacaccaatcaggtttaagcactgtgaaaatgcagcaggtgagttcacctaTCTTCAACTGGATCcagtattttatgtttgtctgatatttgctgagcttacagtgttatgcacactactgtagtagcatgaaaactaggacatgttttgttgtgattctccatgttgccatgttgactgatttgaatatatagagagaaataaatgatatgTTCATCAGTCTACAGCATTGGTCTTGTTTAGTGTTTAGTGAATTTATTGTGtatttgcactttctctgtgtacttcacttacagtactCTTATCACTGAGAAACAGAGTTGCTAAAAGTGTTTtaggttagcagcagcagcagtgtgtaactggTTTAACAAAATTTAGTCaattgaaatgtgtgtgtttcatatggtagcaaaatatggttttgataAATTAGTGTATGTAGTTTTCacaagagtgtttcattttgcaaaggatctgaggtgttctgctacttgtgtgtggttgtgtgaattgtgtgtagtgttttgacaaaatgtgCCCTGTTTCTAAAATCGTGTTTAAGCGCTCGAAAAAAACTGCAATCTCATGTGGAAGCACATGTAAACAAACGGACAGCAACATGGTGGAACAGTTAAAGCCTTAAAGTAGCATAACGAGGGAACAAAAATGATGCAGGGTGAGAAAATTGATGAGGGATGGGGTACATAAATTAGCTCTTGAGTATGGGGCTCAATAAGTTGTATTTTCTCACACCGTAGCATGGAAGCTCACGTTATCTTTAGGCACCTGAATATTTCAAGGCGTCCAGGACGTTGGTGCTATCCCACGTGCCCTTCGTATGGTCACACTGCTAGGGTAAGGTTTTCTTTTCCCAGTCTTTGGTAAGTTTCTGGGAAAATACCTGGACAATACCAAGTAATCAGCCTTTAAcctgcattttgtttttatttttaatgaaaaaacaaaagcatccCCAGGTGTTGGTCCTCTGGTGCTTGGATATAATAAAGacctttgtgtttgcttttgcaaccaaaaacagagcagaagagTGTGTCTGACTCTAATCTTAAGGCTGATACCTTCGAATTCTTTGAATTtgaattctccgccgaaacgctttagggcagtgtggtctctgtgatagttggtcgcctgcttccggccctgctacgatctctgtttacttttccacagcgattcagagcgtgttctgctaatctacagctgatacatgttgctgtttatcatacagacatgattacatgaagaatagaaaggaggagatgaaatacatggccgatgtgcggccaatgtgcgggatcccagaagtgctgtaaatgcgggaaagacaaagccgccgagcagaccaatcacagagcttgcggtccccgtaggctctacggggagttacattttggaggaggtgcacgtcagctacgtgcgtaggcctcggcgtaggtacgggagctatgaggacccccggcgtagggtacgccgttgattcaacgcataagtataaatcagccttaaaggctttagacatcttgactctgcaacGTCAAAGCAAACCCCAATAGCTAGGAGGCAGCAGAACCGCTAGAGCTGTTTTGCATGCATGTCTATGCAAATTACTCCTGTCATAGCGTCATCACGGGAGCAAATTCAAATTGCCTCACAGAAGCTTAGTTTTCCAGGTAAGTGGGCTGCTTTATACTTATGCATTAACACATGAATAAAGGGTCACTTCCTACTGCGGCACCTGAAGCGACGGTGTGAAGCCACGCCCCTAAAATTGAATCGGTTTTGATTGGCTGTCGAGAAAGCTACAAGAACGCCCACTGgttcttcttcatgtttcagAATCCGTTTCTTTGGTATCACAGAaaacattagaaaaatatgtatgatttaaaatgagaatTGATGAAATTATGCTTTAAGATTATATTATTCACgtatatacattttaaactgtAATAATTTAACTGCcccattcaaataaacagacacGACTGTATGGCATGTTTGTGTAATGATATGCAGCAGCCTATGCCTATCAGAAATGTCGGAAATAAATACATGGGCTTATACCAATTtgagatttatttatttctttttattttatttgtattgttatttttgtaaagaagaaacacttttGATGGGTGTAATATTCTACGTACAGGTCTCCATAAAACTTAAATTGCGGAAAGCCAAACCGAGAAAGAAGGAATATGCACATCTGAAGGTGTGGGTGAAGCCAAACAGTCAGGTGTAGAAGACTGGACCGACAAAAGGGCTTAATGCAGGTTACTGTAATAGAGAGGTTAAGTAACAAGTTAAGAAGTAAACATAATGTGTTATAAGCAATCTGGAAACCTTTTAAGACTTTCATCAATAATAAAAGCGTTTGACATACCCTGGCATAATTGATCACGTATTAGTCTTTCTGGTTTGTATACTGATTTCGTCACAGCTGTGTCCATTTTTGGTGATTAGTGCATACGACTAATTCACAAGTATCAATTAAGCTTTGGGAATAAATTGTAAGTTGACATGTTTAAGCCCGTTAAACAGCCTAATTTATATCTAGCAGCAATATACAGCTGATGTTTGAACATATACAAGGTCTGCACTGCCACCCTGTGGTCATTTAAGGAATCGGTAACATTAAACAATCAGTCCATCAGTGATAAGACCTGGTTTCAGTTTGAAGTTGAGTAGATAAGTGTTGCACAGTTGCGGACATTAAACCCCATGTTCTTACAAGGATTATTCAGATGTTCAACAAACCACACAGTGTCAAAGGGATGCCAATCACTGAGTTTGGAGTTTTCTATAGTCCAGAGAAAAGGTCTCGACTGCCAACCGTGTTTATCATTTTGTATAAGCTGAAATTGCCAACTGAAACACAGTATCAAGTCGCCCTATAAATCtataaagcaaactcaaaatctgtagattgaaaaaaaaagagtaaatacTGGTAAAGCATTAAAGTACTCTATTAAGCAACaagacataaacataaacaaacttaACATCAGACATATTTAATTTGCAGTACCTTTGGGTAGAATATGTCACTGTATCATCAGAGTAGTAGTTAGTTCATTTGGTTTTCTTGCCTTTGccttttttggcctttttgttttttcccttgTTCTTCAAAGTTCTGCGGACGCAGTAGCCTCTCCACCAGGCCTGGGCATAGATAGCAGCTTTGGTCTTCAGCTCCAGCTCCCTCATCTCCTCCTTCATCTTCACTTCCTCAAGGTAATACTTCTTCTCTTGGATTTGATTGAACTCCACCTCAAGGACTGAAAACGGCATCTCCAGTTCCCTCAGCTCCTCTAACTCCTTTTTATAATTAATTTCATTCAACTCCAGGCGGGCCTGGGACACATAACGATGGCAGTTATGTTGTTGAGGGGGGGTTCCAGGATGATAAGTGAGGGGAAAAgattaaaaagcattaaaacaatATCAACAGTTTTACTTATTAATTCCATTGGCTTTGAGCAATTTGTGTTGACAAGTCTTGGTGTTTGTACCTGGATTTCTCCTGCATCATTGTCAAAAGTTTGAAGCAAGTGTTCAATTTCTGTTTCCAGTTCCTCACTTTTCtgccaagaaagaaaaaaccataaacattattaaaacaaatatgttATCACAACTAATATATAAAGCTTTTACCATGAAAATGTATGAACATTACCTCctgtatttctctctctgcctttctctGTTCAAACATCTCATTGTTTAGCTGTGATTTTACTTGGTCAATTTCCTTTTGGAAACGGCTCATCTTTGATCCGGTGGCACGTGTCTGGTGACTGTCAGGAATTGTCAAGCCAGCCTCCTCAGTGTTTTTCTCCCCCAGTAAACTCTGCAAATTTTCAATCTGTATATTTTTCTCAGAAATCTGGGATATAAGAACATACAGTGAGATAGGACAAAGATCAAAAGCAAAAGGATATGTTAGCCTGAATAAACATatgaaacttgtttttttctccagacTTCACTTTAACATGGTGCCTCACCTGTTCATTGACTTTCTTTAAATCTGCATCTAATTTTCCTTCCTGTGAATCTATGTTGTCCAAGTGGTTGGAGGATGAAGACTTGCAGAGGACTTGCTGTAACTCCTCATCAACACTGGTTAGCAACTTGTCCTTTGCATGGCTGTGAAACTTTTTTAGCTCTTTAATTAGTATGGACTCACTCTCCCCTGCTTCCATTTTCTGCTCTGCCCTCAAATAAGAAATGGCTTCTGGATGGACTCGCACAAGCCTGAGCAGATTCCTGAAAGAGTTCTGAAAGTCCTCTTCAAGCTGAGCGCTTTCTTTCCCGTCTATTCCCTCTTGCTCTCCATTGGACTTATTCTTGAGACCCTCTAGTGTCTCCAGTCTTTCAGACAGTGTTTGATGCTCTTGAAGTGCTCTACTCAACCCCTTGTCTACATCACTTGACACACTGCCTAACTTGAGAATGCATGGCAGAGTTGCTGCAAACTCAATTTGACTGATGCAGTTCTCTAATATGTTCAAGATGCGTTGAGCCTCAGGGGAGTGCGACTTCTTCCCTGGCAGCACGTCATGGCTCTCTGGAGCATCTTCAGATTGGGTCTTTGTAGAAAGCACTTTCACCCCTTTTCTCAACATTCTGTAACAATCAGAGTATGTACATAGAAACTGAGATACATCTTATTTTTCAACAGACTCTTGCAAATTGAAATCTAGTGCCACATGACCTGCATTAATCTTTAatacttttctcttttcttttaaatttgacCATTTTTTTCTGAGGCAACTCTGATTTTTAATGAACAGGAATATTAAACAGGACTAGGTTGTTAGCTTTGGTATTGAAATACAGATTTAGAACCAaagttattataattaataaaaaccaacaaaacaacaaaaactagGTTGTCAAAAACATCTTCAAATGGTATTATGTTGTCAGTACCCATTACACAGTACTATTCACGCCCTTTTGGCTCTTGTTCCTAAACAagcatacatacaaacatacacacatgcacacatacaaacatatacacatacacatacaaacatacatacatacatgcatacatacacacacacacacacacacacacacacacacacacacacacacatacatacatacatacatgtgtacattcattcatacatatacacatacatacatacatacatacatacatacatacatacatacatacatacatacatacatacatacatcttCAAAGAGTATAAGttacaaatgaataaaactaaATCAAACCAATAGCAGTAGTAGCAGTTAATGCTACACTAATGTGGCAAGTTAGCACAAGCCTACGTGTGAGAAAACATTGGATTAAACAATCCAAAAAGTCCTGTATAAAACAAAgactattaaaaacacattacataTTTCAGAAGAGGttataatcattattttctCTAAACTGTAAAATTACCTGCTTTCTGATATATGTCGACTGCAAGAAGGAAATGTTTCGGAGCTTTCTTCTTCCGTTGCTAGGATACCACTAATGCGGGAGGCAGTATCAGATCACCTGCtcagggggaaattcaagagTAGCTTATAAACTGCAAAACTGTATGTGTATAAATGTTTACAAGTGTTTCAGAAACGAATACATATGTTATTAAATGTTATAGCATTTCATTTGGTCTGTCACACAGCACTCACATTGAATTTcctgacatttattttgaagtttggcAACGATTACTCAGCCCTGCCGTAAACTGATTCAGTGTCGTGAAAGCATTTGTTGATCTAGCTGTACCATAGATGTGCACATAGTTTGTATGCGTAGAGCTTCTGTTGTATCATCTTGTGCGTGTTCCTGTTGCTCGTGAGAAAGTTGTTATAACTAAGAGAATGGGTTTGTAAGTAGTCGGTTGATGTTTGTCTGAAGAAGAGCCTGTAAGTCTGCAGAGACCATGTAGTGATGGACAGAGACGGACTCTCTCTGCTTGTTAGCCCGAGGGACTGTGATCCACTTGGTTCCGTGACAGATACCATCTGTGCCAGAACGAAAGCAAAATCTGCCACCAGAATACCTTGATCGCTTTACACAGCCTGAAAGCTGCTCATTTAACCAAACATTTGAACTTGTAGTTAGCTTCGATCTCTGTTAGCACATCGTGAAAAAGTACTCTGTTTGTTAGCCTCAACTCGCCCTGGTGTTAGCCGTGAGCAAAGATATGCAGTCGTCTTGCTATGAGTCAAACAAACCATGGTCTTGTATAACAAGTGCGTAGCTTAGATTAACTTTGACAAATCAAGGCTCGCTGCAGCTTTTTCATCTGCCAGTATGGAGGCTGACGACGACGTGCCTCTCATCCTGACCTGGGATGAAGCAAACAGCGGTCTGCTCAGTGAGGAGCCGGGGAGAGGAGACGAAAGTAAGTTACAGCTTCCTTATAGTCAGTGTGGAGACATTTAAACTATATGTGTGACTAGGTGGCATGGTATTTGATATATAATTAGATAATCCATTCTTCTATTTTTTAGTACACAAAGCCTAAGTCTTATTTAAAGCCTGCCACTAATCCTTCTTTCGTGAAGGTCATGATGTTCAGATTTTgttgggtctgtttttaatgtcgATGCGACTGTATGCTCGTTTGGAGGCTGCGTTTGTGGTACTGCTGTATTCTGATGGAAGGGTTTACAGATTTTGATTGTGAACCTTATATTGGATTCAGTACAGCCTCCAATCCTATGTAAAGCTGAACCCACATCTGTAAAACAGTGTCAACAAAATTAGATGTACTTGTAATAAATGCAATTTTTGTGCAATAAGAGATGATCATGAATGTTTCTTGCATAGTTATGGAGCCTTGGTTATCTTAGATTGAacaagtacatttttaaaatgatattacACATTGAGTTTATGATATGAAGTAAATGCTCGTCAACTTACCAGAGCTGCACCTTTGCATTTTGAGGCCATTTAACAGTATTGACACTCACTGCATACATGCTGCATGTCCAGGCCATACTGCTGTAATGTAGGAACCAGACTGTCCACCAGGCTCTGAGATCACGTGTGTACACACTATATATGGTTGTCCATGCATCCTCTCTACATAGTAATCCTGCTGCCTTTGTGTTCCTCACATATAAGCGACAAAATGACCCACCTGAGAAACTGCTGGTTCAGCAGACCATGAGCCCCTCAGCCCCTCcctgggctgcatgtgtgtgttgtatgtgtgaATGTCTACAGcctgtgtgcaagtgtgtgtgagtgtgtgtgtgagcttacTGGGACATTTTCTCTGGCCATGGAGGtgaacaggaagaggagaggggtgTTTTTGCTCAGGATATCTGGGAGAGGTGGACAGCAGGATGAAGTATCAAACTGTTCTTGCTGATTGAGCTGGGagcttttttttctggaaaGAGAGGGAGTTTGAACTGGACACTCAGAAAGGAGGCTGCATCGTATCACcttagagagagagatcacatgCTTGGTTGGAAGTCCAGTTTTATTGCAGATTGTCAGGAGACATCAGAGCACCACAGCACTCAATTTTATTCATCCTGGGAGAAACCGTCATGACTGCTGagcctgtttgtgtctctgtgagcCCGACCCATCTGTGTTTTTGACTGGGAGTTACAAACATGTTATTGTTCTCAAACAAATGACGAGTTTGAGTTGAACACTGCGGACACGGGGTGTACTACTGTCAGGATAACAGCCAGGCTGCCGCTACACTGGAATTTGAACCATACACTGCTGCTTGATCTGCTGCTGTCATGGTGGATGGGAATAGCCTGTGACTGCCTTTCAGAGACTCATATGGTCTTTTATTCCAAGGAGTGGGGCCTGAAGCAGAAACATGTGATGTGCAGTGCATGAGAAGAGCACCCTGAAGGACTCAGACAGGATTACATTtgcagctgcagacacacacatggggGGAAAgtgttattttatatttgtgaGAGACTCTGTGAGAATCTggaattccttttttttctgagatGTCAATGCAGGTTTAAGAAAGAAATACCAACCGTGTCCTTTCAAAGTTAGTTGTTATTACTTTGCCTTATGTCTTATAATGACAGGCTACTTTCTATGATTTAGATGTCTTCTCTGTCCTCTGAATTCAGTCTCTCTTCTTCTGGTAAGACAATAACTTCTCTTGGGGTGTATCTGTCTTGTGTCTGTTTCCCGTCTGTCCCAGGACGGAGGTGTCAAGGACAGTGTGACATCAGCACTCACACAGAACGTTCTCACTGGGTTCAAAGTTCAAACTCTGTGGCTAAGACAGGAGGGAAATTCCAGTGATCCTATCTCAAGTGAAAAGAGACATTCTCCAAAAGTAGTAACCCTTTGTCTCAGATTCACTCAATGTTACATTCACTTTCAGTTGTTGTGAGTGGTGTTCTGTCTCCACTGTTACTCTAAACCCCAAGCTTGGCCTGGATATTTCCTGATCTGTGAGGACTTGTACCTCATAGTTCCTGGAGATTGCATCAGGCTGAAGTGGAATGTACGGCCATCTGTATCTCCAGATGTGTGTGGATGCCGGAACAAGACCAGCGTATTGTGAatgacacacaggcacacacaggcacacgtGTGTTGTGAACTTTAGGGACCTTTAATACAttcacacagctgcagcacaCAAACTGATCAATGGATTGCTCATGTGGGCGAGCAGCTGGTTTCCATGAAGATCAGATCCGAACTGAGAGTCCAGTAGTGATCTCTTCCTACGCCTTACAACTAGAACTAGACTGCATTGGTAGGCATCTtaacctcagtgtgtgtgtgtgtgggagagggagagaaagacatATGTAGATATTGGTACCAAATGAAAGATAAAGAATAAACCAATAACAACCTTGATTGATGTCACTGTGTGCTTCTGGTTTACACATTAATATAATGTGTGAGCATATCAATAAACTGAAACATTCTCTtccagatggaggaggaggcaaCTACGACATAGTCAACAATGCAGTGATCTCGACACCTGGCCCACCAAACCACAGAGCCCAAAATGTGTCCTTACGACAAAGCTGGGAGATGAACTACCAAGAGGCAGCCATCTACCTTCAGGTATTCACAAGCAGTGgactgttgtgtgtgtttgttactgAGTGAAGTGCACAAGGAAACTGAAACTGAGATCACATGGTCGTATACTGGCTTTTATTGCACCTGtcattctgtgtttgttgttgataTTAAACCACTACGGCTTCAATTGGATGTGTTACATCATGACCAACTGCTGTAAATAACGAATTGAAGATAAGCTATGATACAGgggtctttaaaatgttaacacaGTAGGAATGCACACATTCCTTGGCTGATAATCTTAAGTAGTAACTAACAAACAAGCAGGAAGGCAGCAGGATATCtcattgtgtttaaaatgtgattgGTTTCTCAGACAAAATCAGTGTTTATTTCTAACATACCTAATGACATGTTGAGTGAATTTTGTCCTTAATGACATAtttgaaaagtattttttttactttgcctTTGTTGGTTCGGCTTAGGGTTTGGTGAGTTTTTTGTCACAGACTGCCTcagcgatttaaaaaaaatcagaacagAGCTACcatcagaaatgtatttatgcTGCTGGCAAGCTTTAGCATGTATGTCAAGAAAACACTTACAGCTTTGTAGATGGGTGACATATACCTCAATCACAGCAAGCAACTTTGAATGATGCGTGTTTGATATTTGAGTTGGGTTTTTTTCAACattcttttttattgattttcacattgaaaacaATAGCTCAGGACAGTTTAACATACTTTTTGCATAGTTGGTCTAATAGTCACACCCAGCATTCATCAGTCCAGCATAGTACAGTTGTAATAGACAGTTGTATTGTACATTAGTAGAACAATCCTTAAGCCCTTAAGTATCTTCATTATAAATTGCACTTAATATTTAGAACATTCAGAAGTTTctcccattttcttttaaaaagatgagCTCTTCCTCCAATACAATATCTCAACTTCTCTAAAGTGACAACATCAGATATCAGAGATTTCCACAATATAATAGATGAAGATTCATCTCCCACCCTCTTTGTCATTATAGCCTTCCTTGCCAACcttaaaagaaattaaattatttcattttgtgtccTCAAAGTGTCTGGTACACCTCCAAGTAGGCACAAAAGTGGTCTAGGAGGCAGATTTTGCCCTATCAGCATACTTATTTCTCCACATACTGCCTTCCAGAATAATTGAATCTTTTCACACTCCCAGAGACAGTGTATTCTAGTtccagtatttgttttgcacttgGGACAGATCGGGGAGGCTCCTGCTGTAAACTTACTGTAAATATATGGAGAGATATAAACATTATGTAATATATTGTATTGCAATTCTCTATATCTGTTGCATATTGAAATCCTCGAGGGCAGCGTCAGAGCTTCCTCCCATGTCTCTTCATCTATTGTCACATTTAGGAGTCTACACCATGATGTTCTTAGGGGTACAACTTTGTCCAAGTTTAAATTCTGTAACTCAGAACAAAACCTTGATATAAAGTGGTCATGCTTCAAATGATTCAGGAAGAATCTTTCTAACATGTgagaaacactgaagaaattTAGGTATTTGCCTTCTTAAGTACATAATGCCTGACttgtaaatatttgcagaaatccTTAGTGGGTAGATTGTACTGATCTCTTAAAAGTTCAAATGTTTTGAAATTCCCATCGCTATAGAGCTCATATACCTTCTTTAAACCTGCAGTTTGCCATGACTTGAAATTTGGTCCTGCACCCTCCACTGATAGATCTGGGTTGTCCATCAGTGTTGTAAACGCATTCAAAGGGTGATTTTCCTTAAATATCTTCTTTAATCTTTTCCAGGTCTTTACTACATTTGTTATTAACATGTTGTCCTTAACTATACTAGGCAGTTCATTTACTTGCTTGTCTAATATTtgagcttttctttttaaaagaagttatatatttttgggcattttgcctttattcgataggacagctgaagagacaggaaatgtggggagagaacggggcaagacatgcaggaaatggtcgcgactgggaatcgaaccggcgacccctgcgaacgaggactgtagcctctgtatgtggggcgcttagaacGCTAAGCCACCAGTGCCCTGATATTTGAGCTTTTTGCGTTAACATAATGTTTCGACAGCAGCTGGTTACAAGTTGGGGTTACAGTAGCTTCCATCCACACAGcgcatttttcaaacattttccatCATGTTGCCCTTCGGAGGCCAACCTCAAAATATCACGACTTGACTCAGCAGAAAAAGCAGAACTTAAAGCaataatgttaaaactgttaACTTATTATAACAAATCAATTTCTAAAGCTTTGGCTGTGACAGTGTTTGACTCAAGAACACCCGTTTGATCCAATGTCAttcataaaaatgaagaaagaaggaggaaaacTGTGCATtatgttttctgtgtgtatttaaatTTCAAACACAGGAAGGAGAGAACAATGATAAGTTCTTCACCCATCCTCGGAACCCAAAGGCGCTGGCCGCGTACCTGTTTGCCCACAACCACCTGTTCTACATGATGGAGCTGTTGACAGgcctgctgctgatgatgctgTCTCTGTGTGAAGCTCCTGCTGTTCCCTCTCTGCGCCTGGATGTCTATGTAAGTTAACATACGtatatgcacaaacacacacacaagctgatatatatatactgttaaaaaaataagtgcCTTATATTCTTGCAGGTCCACGCCACTTTGGAGCTGCTGGCTTTGGTTATGGTGGCATTTGAGCTTTGCATGAAACTGCGCTGGTTAGGCTTCCACACCTTCATACGACACAAGAGGACCATGGTTAAGGTGAGTAAAAAAGTAGTAAACCTGGGATGATCATAGTTAAATCCTGTTCTTGTCAGGGTCTTTAACCTTAATACCCTAAATGCTTACTCTTTTAAAGCCAAGTTCCACTACTATTTACAGGGCCCAGATTATAGTTTGGGATCTAACTTCCATCTGTGTGCACTGTTCATgttgtctccttttcttgtACAGACTTGTGTGTTGCTGCTGCAGTTCGTGGAGGCTATAGTGGTTCTGATCAGACAGACGTCGCATGTGCGGGTGACCAGAGCCCTCAGACCAATTTTCCTGGTGGACTGTCGATACTGTGGTGCTGTGCGCAGGTACATAATGacccaaacacacagacacacacacaca from Notolabrus celidotus isolate fNotCel1 chromosome 9, fNotCel1.pri, whole genome shotgun sequence includes these protein-coding regions:
- the iqcd gene encoding dynein regulatory complex protein 9 — encoded protein: MLRKGVKVLSTKTQSEDAPESHDVLPGKKSHSPEAQRILNILENCISQIEFAATLPCILKLGSVSSDVDKGLSRALQEHQTLSERLETLEGLKNKSNGEQEGIDGKESAQLEEDFQNSFRNLLRLVRVHPEAISYLRAEQKMEAGESESILIKELKKFHSHAKDKLLTSVDEELQQVLCKSSSSNHLDNIDSQEGKLDADLKKVNEQISEKNIQIENLQSLLGEKNTEEAGLTIPDSHQTRATGSKMSRFQKEIDQVKSQLNNEMFEQRKAEREIQEKSEELETEIEHLLQTFDNDAGEIQARLELNEINYKKELEELRELEMPFSVLEVEFNQIQEKKYYLEEVKMKEEMRELELKTKAAIYAQAWWRGYCVRRTLKNKGKNKKAKKGKGKKTK